The following are encoded in a window of Clostridium thermarum genomic DNA:
- a CDS encoding GreA/GreB family elongation factor, with protein sequence MNNTLTKENMRKLKEELEYRMTVKRAEIAREKAEAAAHGDRSENAEYKEACANYRENDNRIQYLLNMINTATVIDENEVDQSVLGINKKARIKFVEYDDEDVVTLVTTMDADPENMLISIESDLGKALMGKRAGDVVEVNAPSEKYTVEILEIL encoded by the coding sequence ATGAACAACACACTGACGAAAGAAAATATGAGAAAGTTAAAAGAAGAATTAGAATATAGAATGACAGTAAAAAGAGCAGAAATAGCCAGAGAAAAGGCAGAAGCGGCGGCTCATGGCGACAGGTCTGAAAATGCGGAATATAAGGAGGCCTGTGCCAATTATAGAGAAAATGATAATAGGATACAGTACTTATTAAACATGATTAATACAGCAACAGTAATCGATGAAAATGAGGTTGACCAATCAGTTTTGGGTATCAACAAGAAAGCCCGTATTAAGTTTGTAGAATACGACGATGAAGATGTGGTAACCTTAGTGACTACTATGGATGCGGACCCTGAAAACATGCTTATAAGCATAGAATCTGATTTAGGAAAAGCCTTGATGGGAAAAAGAGCTGGGGACGTGGTTGAAGTTAATGCTCCCAGCGAGAAGTATACCGTTGAAATCTTAGAAATACTGTAG
- a CDS encoding TetR/AcrR family transcriptional regulator, giving the protein MKQNAKAAIIDSFKELISKKAIDKITVKALCEHCGVNRQSFYNHFTYIMDVFKFIFHQELSKEIAQNRTFETWAGGFLATMNYLKRNSKMMLHVYYSSYWQEAKTYIAHLSGRLMEGVVDECVEKMQVNLKDKDRSFIVNFYVHVFNGLMIDWVDSGMEEEPEIILKRLLVMITGSIPRSVEAFVKEDIS; this is encoded by the coding sequence ATGAAACAGAATGCAAAAGCTGCCATAATAGACTCCTTTAAAGAACTGATAAGTAAGAAAGCAATAGATAAGATTACAGTGAAGGCGCTTTGTGAACACTGCGGCGTAAACAGACAGAGCTTTTATAATCATTTTACGTATATAATGGATGTTTTTAAATTCATATTTCACCAGGAGTTATCAAAGGAGATTGCCCAAAACAGAACCTTTGAAACCTGGGCAGGAGGCTTTTTGGCCACCATGAATTATTTAAAGAGAAATTCAAAAATGATGCTGCATGTGTACTATTCTTCTTATTGGCAGGAAGCTAAAACCTATATTGCCCACCTTTCCGGAAGGCTTATGGAGGGTGTAGTTGATGAGTGCGTTGAAAAAATGCAAGTAAATTTAAAGGACAAGGACCGAAGCTTCATAGTTAATTTTTATGTACATGTATTTAATGGACTCATGATTGACTGGGTAGATAGTGGAATGGAAGAGGAGCCTGAGATTATCCTAAAAAGACTTCTTGTTATGATTACAGGAAGTATTCCAAGATCTGTGGAGGCCTTTGTAAAAGAAGATATAAGTTAA
- a CDS encoding DUF5692 family protein produces the protein MFIFNYADGATTLGVWGVWLLVFSGLFIFNEVARRWKYVGLFSFVVLPLVLSVLWFTVLKEKTYTDWFHLAKVYSSTAGCIGFWCIRHVKWTNKETGKEVRLADKKWALAFPPLILAINILEAVARDFQIGIQYQGGGILVDDAMYVLGGSWNFMNGIAGILNIITITGWVGICLRKETAKDRSKDMLWPDMLWFWIIAYDLWNFAYTYNALPGHAWYCGFALLLAPTLCAFTVGKGAWLQHRAQTLAIWCMFAQTFPAFQDQGAFAVASSYKEAPLFGFSFAALLANIVVLIYMIYKVVKTKRNPYFGELYTDLRAHKEVKALS, from the coding sequence ATGTTTATTTTCAATTATGCCGACGGTGCAACTACATTAGGCGTATGGGGAGTATGGCTCCTTGTATTTTCAGGGCTTTTTATCTTTAATGAAGTGGCTCGTCGATGGAAGTATGTGGGACTTTTCAGTTTTGTTGTGTTACCATTAGTTCTTTCTGTACTGTGGTTTACTGTGCTAAAAGAGAAAACGTATACAGACTGGTTTCATTTAGCAAAGGTGTATTCTTCAACAGCAGGTTGCATAGGCTTCTGGTGCATCAGACATGTTAAATGGACTAACAAAGAGACAGGAAAGGAAGTTAGATTAGCTGATAAGAAATGGGCCTTAGCTTTCCCGCCGCTGATACTTGCCATTAACATACTGGAGGCAGTAGCCCGAGATTTCCAAATCGGGATTCAATATCAGGGTGGAGGAATCTTGGTTGATGATGCTATGTATGTTCTTGGAGGTTCCTGGAATTTCATGAACGGTATAGCAGGTATTCTTAACATTATAACTATAACCGGATGGGTGGGTATTTGCTTAAGAAAGGAAACTGCCAAAGACAGAAGCAAAGATATGCTTTGGCCGGACATGCTGTGGTTTTGGATAATAGCCTATGATCTATGGAATTTTGCATATACATACAACGCTTTACCTGGACATGCTTGGTACTGCGGTTTTGCGCTTCTTCTAGCTCCAACTCTCTGTGCCTTTACGGTAGGAAAGGGAGCATGGCTGCAGCATCGTGCACAAACTTTGGCTATATGGTGTATGTTTGCGCAGACCTTTCCGGCCTTCCAAGATCAGGGGGCTTTTGCTGTGGCATCCTCTTATAAGGAGGCACCACTCTTTGGTTTCAGCTTTGCTGCTCTATTAGCCAATATAGTAGTACTGATTTACATGATATACAAGGTAGTAAAGACAAAGAGAAATCCTTATTTTGGCGAGCTTTATACAGATTTAAGGGCTCATAAGGAAGTTAAAGCTCTTTCTTAG
- the hypB gene encoding hydrogenase nickel incorporation protein HypB encodes MSDYKVLEIKRSIFEDNDRQANLLREELKRNKTFLLNLMSSPGSGKTTTVLRTIEALKDEMKIGVLEADIDSDVDANKIAQTGAKVIQLHTGGMCHLDADMTKQGLTEMKPEGLDFIILENVGNLVCPAEFDTGASKNAMILSVPEGDDKPLKYPLMFSIVDVLLINKIDAVSIFDFDFKAVEERVKKLNPKIKIIPISAKTGEGFEQWIEWVCNEVKNWNEN; translated from the coding sequence ATGTCTGACTACAAAGTTCTAGAGATTAAGCGAAGTATTTTCGAAGACAACGATAGGCAAGCTAATTTGCTAAGGGAAGAACTAAAAAGAAACAAGACCTTTTTATTGAATTTAATGTCCTCACCGGGTTCCGGGAAAACCACAACAGTTTTAAGAACCATTGAGGCACTGAAGGATGAAATGAAAATTGGAGTTTTGGAAGCAGACATTGATTCAGATGTGGATGCTAATAAGATTGCTCAAACCGGTGCTAAAGTAATCCAATTACATACCGGGGGCATGTGCCATCTTGATGCAGATATGACCAAGCAAGGCCTCACAGAGATGAAACCAGAAGGCTTGGATTTTATCATTCTGGAGAATGTAGGTAACTTAGTATGTCCAGCGGAATTTGATACCGGCGCATCAAAAAATGCCATGATTTTAAGTGTACCGGAGGGTGATGATAAGCCTCTGAAATACCCACTGATGTTCTCCATTGTCGATGTTTTGCTGATCAATAAAATTGATGCAGTAAGTATATTCGATTTTGACTTCAAGGCTGTGGAGGAGAGGGTAAAAAAGTTAAATCCCAAGATCAAGATAATACCTATCTCTGCTAAAACTGGTGAAGGCTTTGAACAATGGATAGAGTGGGTGTGCAACGAAGTCAAGAACTGGAATGAGAATTAA